In uncultured Desulfovibrio sp., the genomic stretch AAAGCGCACGCGGCTTTCCGCATCGCGCACGGCCACGCACACGCGCCCAAGGCGCGATGCCGTGACAGCCCTGCACAGGAGGTAGCCCGCCATGAGCGCCACGGCGGAACAGGCAAACAGGGTCGTGCGCATGCCGTCTGTCTGCAATTCAAAGCCCAGCAGGGTCTTGAAGTCTGTAAGCCCGTTGTTGCCGCCAAAGCCCATTTCGTTGCGGAAAAAGGCCAGCAGGAGGGCATAGGTCATGGCCTGACTCATGATGGAGAAATACACGCCCGAAACCCGCGAGCCAAAGGCCAATCTGCCAAACACATAGGCCAGCAGACCGGGCAGCAGCACAACCAGCAGCAGTGCCACCACAAAGTATTCGCTGCCCTGCCAGAACCAGGGAAGTTCCTTCCAGTTCAGAAAAACCATGAAGTCCGGCAGGTTGGCATTGCCGTAAACGCCGCGCGCGCCTATCTGCCGCATGAGGTACATGCCGAAGCCGTAGCCCCCAAGGGCAAAAAACGCGCCGTGCCCAAGGCTGAGCACGCCCATGAAACCCCAGACCAGATCAACCGAAAGAGCCAGCAATGAATATGTCAGGTATTTGCCCAGCAGGGTGACCATGTAGCCCGGCACGTGCAGGGCGCTGCCTGCGGGCAGCAGGCTGCCTGCAACCACAGCCAGCGACAGCAGGGTGGTGACAGCCAGAAAGTTGCGGGTAGGCGCGTTGAGCAGCCTTTCGCGTTCAAAGATATCGGTCGCCATTTATGCCTCCACCGCACGGCCCTTTTGCGGAAACAAGCCGCGCGGGCGCTTCTGGATGAACAGGATAAGGCAGACCAGAATGATGATCTTGGAAAGCATGGCCCCGCTGGCAGGCTCCAGAAACTTGTTGGCAATGCCCAGGGCAAGCCCGCCCGTGAGCGTGCCCCAGAGGTTGCCCACGCCGCCGAACACCACCACCATGAAGGAATCCACAATATAGGTCTGGCCCAGATTGGGGCCAACGTTGGAAACCTGGCTCAAGGCCACGCCAGCCATGCCAGCCACGCCGGAGCCAAGGCCGAATGTCAGC encodes the following:
- the urtC gene encoding urea ABC transporter permease subunit UrtC — encoded protein: MATDIFERERLLNAPTRNFLAVTTLLSLAVVAGSLLPAGSALHVPGYMVTLLGKYLTYSLLALSVDLVWGFMGVLSLGHGAFFALGGYGFGMYLMRQIGARGVYGNANLPDFMVFLNWKELPWFWQGSEYFVVALLLVVLLPGLLAYVFGRLAFGSRVSGVYFSIMSQAMTYALLLAFFRNEMGFGGNNGLTDFKTLLGFELQTDGMRTTLFACSAVALMAGYLLCRAVTASRLGRVCVAVRDAESRVRFIGYRVERYQVAVFTLSAILAGIGGALYVPQVGIINPGEFSPLNSIEIVVWVAMGGRGRLYGAVLGAFAVNAFKTWFTAVMPEAWLFALGGMFVLVTIFLPQGLAGLPEQWRNRATRGAMPDSPADPAKEGGAA